The following coding sequences lie in one Pontibacter sp. G13 genomic window:
- a CDS encoding helix-turn-helix domain-containing protein encodes MKQLLAHLSSIFHGASRLAMVNWVFACIPLLLNGAIVPELAVPGWALLLPLLPLVSMIFPRDLHLSREVLFMATIQWVLGIFLYMGWAPPLMVLMFFPISLHSMNLSASRWFGIYLGGTVSSGMLLLFVLMLKDQLSGDLMGVEPSVLIISSLGLVIINARAYYQFHLLERQQMKHELEMRARLEWVHDHFSKLILNAESESEALWLVAQHCIPQLGLIDCVIYLPDPKRKELMQIAAFGDKNPTGKDIKDPITIPMGKGIVGKVAVSGNPVRVGDTRLFPDYIQDDAFRLSEMAVPIILNGQVEGVIDSEHPDPYFFEEEHVSLLSVIASICANKMADLRLSDARVEKLEDRQRMERLREVEHLRTAFINNLSHDLRTPLTLIQGPLADLERNRDPQVQQLASIARKNADRLKDMMASLMDLHRFERGATELQMQRVDFDQFLSDWSGLFLHEADRRRITFDLDFEQVGMIRCDAVKIGHIVENLLSNAFKFTPDGGKIRMLVRFEAGRLKLKVEDSGPGIPPDFREKIFQRFFKIDPDTHNSGTGIGLSLVKAYVELMEGKLRVDEGDFGGARFEILLPVEAAHDHPMDMPVVSFAPQKPKLVLVEDHPEMLEYVETVLSEEFEVYGYTSGEAAGPAVQELIPEILVTDLMLGTGMSGEELCRQVKSQWKTDHIPILALSAKTEMESRIQLYELGADNYLTKPFEPQELVAVCLSLVEQRRKLQERFKENSATPTHSELGINRVVALIRNHLDNPELSPPFLCKELGMNRNQLQRKVKGTCGMTPVELIRNVRLDAAREMLLKAPELTVSEIAYACGFNHLAYFSKMFKEKFGQTPSQVSKQKSR; translated from the coding sequence ATGAAGCAACTCCTTGCCCACTTGAGCAGCATTTTTCATGGCGCTTCCCGATTGGCTATGGTCAATTGGGTCTTTGCTTGTATTCCCCTCCTCCTCAATGGAGCGATCGTGCCCGAATTGGCGGTTCCGGGATGGGCTTTGTTGCTCCCCCTGCTTCCTCTGGTCTCCATGATATTTCCCCGCGATCTTCACCTTTCTCGGGAGGTGCTGTTCATGGCGACCATCCAATGGGTGCTGGGAATATTTCTGTACATGGGCTGGGCGCCCCCTTTGATGGTGCTGATGTTTTTCCCTATCAGCCTACATTCAATGAATCTATCCGCCTCCCGGTGGTTTGGCATCTATCTAGGGGGAACGGTTTCCAGTGGAATGTTGCTGCTGTTTGTCTTGATGCTCAAGGACCAACTCAGTGGCGATTTGATGGGGGTGGAACCTTCAGTGCTGATCATCAGTTCCCTCGGGCTAGTGATCATCAATGCAAGGGCCTATTATCAATTCCATCTTCTGGAGCGTCAGCAGATGAAGCATGAGTTGGAAATGCGCGCACGCCTTGAGTGGGTGCATGACCATTTCTCCAAATTGATCCTCAATGCCGAGTCAGAATCCGAAGCCCTCTGGCTGGTGGCCCAGCACTGTATCCCTCAGTTGGGTCTGATTGACTGTGTGATTTACCTCCCAGATCCCAAGCGGAAGGAGTTGATGCAGATCGCTGCATTCGGCGACAAAAACCCAACAGGCAAAGATATCAAGGACCCGATCACCATTCCGATGGGCAAAGGGATCGTCGGAAAAGTGGCCGTTTCTGGAAATCCTGTGCGAGTAGGGGATACGCGCTTGTTTCCCGATTACATTCAAGATGATGCATTTCGGTTGTCGGAAATGGCGGTGCCGATCATCCTCAATGGTCAAGTGGAAGGCGTGATCGATTCGGAGCATCCAGATCCCTATTTCTTCGAAGAGGAACACGTCAGTCTGTTGTCGGTGATTGCCTCTATTTGTGCCAATAAGATGGCGGATCTGCGACTGAGTGACGCTCGGGTGGAGAAGCTTGAAGATCGTCAGCGAATGGAGCGACTACGCGAAGTAGAGCATCTGCGTACAGCATTCATCAACAACCTATCCCACGATCTGCGTACGCCATTGACTTTGATCCAAGGACCTTTGGCGGATTTGGAGCGCAATCGAGATCCTCAGGTGCAACAGCTGGCCTCCATCGCCCGCAAGAACGCGGATCGCCTCAAGGACATGATGGCCAGTTTGATGGATCTTCATCGATTCGAACGAGGAGCGACAGAGCTTCAAATGCAACGGGTGGATTTCGATCAATTTTTATCGGACTGGTCAGGTTTATTTCTTCATGAAGCCGATCGTCGTAGAATCACGTTTGACCTTGATTTCGAACAGGTGGGCATGATTCGTTGCGATGCGGTGAAGATTGGACATATCGTAGAGAATTTGCTGTCCAATGCCTTCAAATTCACCCCTGATGGTGGAAAGATTCGCATGTTGGTCAGATTTGAAGCAGGGAGACTGAAGCTGAAAGTGGAGGATTCTGGCCCGGGAATTCCTCCTGATTTCCGCGAGAAGATTTTTCAGCGATTTTTCAAAATTGATCCTGACACGCACAATTCGGGTACAGGGATCGGTTTGTCCCTCGTCAAGGCTTATGTGGAATTGATGGAGGGAAAACTGCGTGTCGATGAAGGGGATTTTGGAGGAGCCCGGTTTGAGATTCTCCTTCCTGTGGAGGCTGCTCACGATCATCCGATGGATATGCCGGTGGTGTCATTTGCCCCGCAAAAGCCCAAGCTTGTACTGGTGGAAGATCACCCGGAAATGCTGGAATATGTGGAAACGGTCTTATCTGAAGAATTCGAGGTGTACGGATACACCAGTGGCGAAGCTGCAGGACCGGCGGTTCAGGAATTGATCCCTGAGATTTTGGTGACGGATTTGATGCTGGGAACCGGGATGTCTGGGGAGGAACTTTGCCGACAGGTAAAATCTCAATGGAAAACCGACCACATTCCGATTTTGGCGCTGAGTGCCAAAACGGAAATGGAGTCCCGAATCCAGTTGTACGAGCTGGGGGCAGACAACTATCTCACCAAGCCGTTTGAACCGCAGGAACTCGTGGCTGTTTGCTTGAGTCTCGTCGAACAAAGACGAAAGCTTCAGGAGCGATTCAAGGAAAATTCCGCGACTCCAACCCATTCAGAATTGGGGATCAATCGAGTGGTCGCCCTCATTCGAAATCACCTCGACAATCCCGAACTCAGCCCACCATTCCTATGCAAAGAACTCGGGATGAATCGCAATCAACTCCAACGAAAAGTCAAGGGGACCTGTGGGATGACCCCGGTGGAATTGATTCGAAATGTACGTCTCGATGCCGCCCGCGAGATGTTGCTCAAAGCACCCGAGTTGACGGTTAGTGAGATTGCCTATGCTTGTGGATTCAATCATTTGGCCTATTTCAGCAAGATGTTCAAGGAAAAATTTGGACAGACTCCCTCACAGGTTTCCAAGCAAAAGTCACGCTAG
- a CDS encoding sulfatase-like hydrolase/transferase encodes MRSRIFTLALLALSLCACTTHPPQLGQTDHRPPNIIVILTDDLGWADVGFNGATDILTPNLDRIAQQGVIFENGYVSHPYCSPSRAGLLTGRYQARFGHDCNLPYQGENGASIGTPPAERMISEVLKEQGYRTGAIGKWHVGDHPDVQPLAQGFDEWFGFAGGGMNYWGHPTTPIKTIYRNHTQVPEEELSYLTDDFSDEAVRFISQPNDAPFFLYLAYNAPHAPDHATQQYLDNAQHIEYGGRSVYAAMVNAVDAGVGKIDSALIAHGMKENTIVVFLSDNGGRKKHADNRPNRGHKGMLFEGGIKVPFFITWPGHIDGQRTYPHPVISLDLFPTFLQAAGTAPSQEAQLDGTSLLPYLAAGNEQKPHQIMFWRSVGGFEYAVRKENFKLYKSAYKDKTLLFDLDKDPYERTDIADQFPEVITTLNQAYTQWDAQNIEPGWVDPHPENVLLEAQDLQKTRRRALPRVQREGFSRN; translated from the coding sequence ATGCGTTCAAGAATCTTTACACTCGCTTTACTCGCCCTGTCGCTATGTGCTTGCACGACACATCCTCCACAGCTTGGGCAGACCGATCATCGTCCTCCCAACATCATCGTCATCCTCACAGACGACCTTGGCTGGGCAGATGTCGGGTTCAATGGCGCGACCGATATCCTCACCCCCAATCTCGATCGGATTGCGCAGCAAGGGGTCATTTTTGAAAACGGCTATGTATCACATCCGTACTGCAGCCCTTCCCGAGCAGGGTTGTTGACGGGACGCTATCAGGCGAGATTTGGACATGATTGCAACTTGCCCTATCAGGGCGAAAATGGCGCTTCCATTGGCACACCTCCCGCCGAAAGAATGATCTCCGAAGTCCTCAAGGAACAGGGGTACCGGACAGGAGCCATCGGCAAATGGCATGTCGGAGATCATCCAGATGTCCAACCCTTGGCACAGGGATTCGATGAGTGGTTTGGATTTGCCGGAGGAGGTATGAATTACTGGGGACATCCGACCACGCCAATTAAAACGATCTATCGGAACCACACCCAAGTACCGGAGGAGGAACTGAGCTATCTCACAGACGATTTTTCAGACGAAGCCGTACGGTTCATCTCCCAACCCAACGATGCCCCTTTTTTCCTGTATCTGGCGTACAATGCCCCTCACGCACCTGATCACGCCACCCAGCAATATTTGGACAACGCCCAGCATATCGAGTATGGCGGGCGAAGCGTCTATGCAGCCATGGTCAATGCCGTAGATGCGGGAGTTGGCAAAATCGATTCAGCCTTGATAGCCCATGGTATGAAGGAAAATACCATTGTCGTATTCTTGAGCGATAATGGCGGCAGGAAGAAACATGCGGACAATCGCCCGAATCGCGGACACAAAGGCATGCTCTTCGAGGGCGGAATCAAGGTCCCGTTTTTCATCACTTGGCCCGGCCACATCGACGGCCAACGGACCTATCCACACCCTGTGATTTCGCTCGATTTATTTCCGACGTTTTTGCAGGCAGCGGGGACGGCCCCATCTCAGGAAGCACAACTCGACGGGACGAGCCTCTTGCCATACCTCGCGGCGGGCAATGAGCAAAAACCCCATCAGATCATGTTTTGGCGCTCTGTGGGGGGATTCGAATACGCGGTCAGGAAGGAGAATTTCAAACTATACAAGAGCGCCTACAAGGACAAGACCCTGCTGTTTGACCTTGACAAAGACCCTTACGAACGGACAGACATTGCCGATCAATTTCCCGAAGTCATCACGACATTGAACCAAGCCTATACCCAATGGGATGCCCAAAATATCGAGCCCGGATGGGTAGATCCTCACCCGGAAAATGTCCTGCTGGAAGCGCAAGATCTTCAAAAAACCAGAAGGAGAGCGTTGCCGAGAGTTCAGCGCGAGGGCTTTAGCAGGAATTAG
- a CDS encoding Gfo/Idh/MocA family oxidoreductase, with the protein MLRFRLLCLLLLQLSFLPMNAQHDPLEIGVIGLTHTHVHWIFGSNAKPEFEIVGIVEPNLELAKRYADQYQFSLDMVYPSMEAMIQAQKPRAVTAFGTIYDHLKIVETCAPLGIHVMVEKPLAVSLEHAQQMKKLAEQHGIHLLTNYETTWYPTTHQAFEVLEQDTVIGAPRKIIVRDGHKGPKKIGVDPEFLEWLTDPELNGGGAITDFGCYGANILTRIMKGQKPNSVTAITAQQQPVNNPLVDDEAIILLKYDTLVAVIQASWNWPIGRKDMEIYGVKGVVYADNRHDFRVRIASGYDDFEEQAMKLSERSAPYNDPFVYFAAVIHGEITPQPFDLSSLANNMVVMEILDAAIRSAQSGQTIELEP; encoded by the coding sequence ATGTTGCGATTTAGACTACTCTGCCTCCTTCTGCTTCAACTCTCCTTCCTGCCTATGAATGCCCAGCATGATCCCCTTGAGATTGGCGTGATTGGCTTGACCCACACCCATGTCCATTGGATTTTCGGCAGCAATGCTAAGCCTGAATTCGAGATCGTAGGCATCGTGGAACCCAACCTGGAATTGGCAAAGCGGTATGCCGATCAATACCAGTTCTCCCTAGACATGGTGTACCCATCGATGGAAGCGATGATTCAGGCCCAAAAGCCCCGGGCAGTGACCGCATTCGGGACAATCTACGATCACCTCAAAATCGTGGAAACCTGCGCCCCACTCGGCATTCATGTCATGGTGGAAAAGCCACTGGCCGTCAGCTTGGAGCATGCCCAACAGATGAAAAAGCTCGCAGAACAGCATGGCATTCACCTCCTGACCAATTATGAGACGACTTGGTATCCCACCACCCACCAGGCATTCGAAGTGCTCGAACAGGATACCGTGATCGGGGCACCCCGAAAAATCATCGTCCGAGACGGCCATAAGGGCCCCAAGAAAATAGGCGTAGATCCAGAATTTCTGGAATGGCTGACCGATCCCGAGTTGAATGGAGGTGGGGCCATCACGGACTTTGGGTGCTACGGAGCGAATATCCTCACTCGAATCATGAAGGGCCAAAAGCCCAACAGCGTCACGGCCATCACCGCGCAACAGCAGCCCGTGAATAACCCCCTTGTCGATGACGAAGCCATCATCCTGCTGAAGTATGACACACTCGTAGCGGTCATCCAGGCATCTTGGAACTGGCCCATCGGCAGGAAGGATATGGAAATCTATGGAGTAAAAGGCGTGGTGTATGCCGACAATCGCCATGATTTCCGGGTGCGGATCGCTTCTGGATATGATGATTTTGAGGAGCAAGCCATGAAGTTGTCTGAAAGATCCGCCCCCTACAATGATCCTTTTGTGTACTTCGCCGCTGTCATTCACGGAGAGATCACGCCACAACCATTCGACCTATCTTCCCTAGCAAACAATATGGTCGTGATGGAAATTCTGGACGCCGCCATCCGGAGCGCTCAATCTGGCCA
- a CDS encoding PEGA domain-containing protein, with protein sequence MKKNVLLLLSVFSIGLSGCASIMDGAWQPVAFSSSPSGARIYLDGIEIGTTPMIYDLHRRGYMPHRGLKKSFYQVEIVLDGFYPYEMVINRTINEWVFGNLLLGGIIGIAIDAGTGAMYKLTPDQIVCNLNRSVANVEHQKDQLYIAVVLEPDPAWEQIGALTPTGE encoded by the coding sequence ATGAAAAAAAATGTACTCCTTCTTTTGAGCGTGTTTTCGATCGGTCTTAGCGGTTGTGCATCTATCATGGATGGCGCTTGGCAACCGGTGGCGTTTTCCAGTTCGCCATCTGGTGCGAGAATCTACCTCGACGGTATCGAAATCGGCACCACTCCCATGATCTACGACTTGCATCGGAGAGGATATATGCCGCATCGCGGACTCAAAAAATCCTTCTATCAAGTGGAAATCGTCCTCGATGGGTTTTATCCCTATGAAATGGTGATCAATCGTACCATCAATGAGTGGGTGTTTGGCAACTTGTTGCTCGGTGGCATTATCGGGATTGCCATTGACGCTGGTACTGGAGCCATGTACAAATTGACACCAGATCAAATCGTCTGTAACCTGAACCGCAGTGTAGCGAATGTGGAACATCAAAAGGATCAACTCTATATCGCTGTGGTATTGGAACCTGATCCAGCGTGGGAACAGATCGGCGCTTTGACCCCCACAGGAGAGTAG
- the omp85 gene encoding Omp85 family outer membrane protein: MSKSLSLLLGAWLMLGFTQLAYSQTESSESAQEVKTGFNVGAVPGVGYDADLGFMYGVVGNIYHYGDGSQFPRYNHSLYVQLLGYTKGTTSLNLTYNSFTLIPSVQTTASLSYVNNQAEQFYGFNGYETVYNADWTDQSSPDYLTRMFYRHDRKLVQGYANLQDTIGSSKFQWIAGVEINHYDIGSVNLEKLNDGRDDEDKLPEVPGIYDRYVDWGLIGEDEADGGWFNSIKLGLIYDNRDRLTNPTKGMFTQLMFRAGPDFIGNDQSFYKFSIIHRQYLSLPKLPLTFAYRLWYEKNLGNQLPFYGQSLLTNGTPTLGAGGQRTMRGILRNRVLGEDIFMFTAEMRWTMVHFQFLKQKWYIGSNIFLDGAQATRLIDVDPSQIPAEEYAQFFAPGTEGMHMSAGGGLKFVMNQNFCVAADYGIALDDRDGSSGFYLVMDYMF, translated from the coding sequence ATGTCGAAAAGCTTATCCTTGCTACTCGGAGCCTGGCTCATGCTGGGGTTCACACAACTCGCCTATTCCCAAACAGAATCCTCCGAATCCGCCCAAGAAGTCAAAACGGGGTTCAATGTAGGAGCCGTTCCCGGTGTGGGATATGATGCCGACCTTGGATTCATGTATGGCGTCGTCGGAAATATTTACCACTACGGCGATGGGAGCCAATTTCCCCGCTACAATCACTCCCTCTACGTCCAATTGCTCGGGTACACCAAAGGCACTACCAGCCTCAACCTGACCTACAATTCCTTCACCCTCATCCCCTCCGTTCAGACCACCGCTTCCCTGTCATACGTCAACAATCAGGCAGAGCAATTCTACGGATTCAATGGCTATGAGACGGTATACAATGCTGATTGGACCGACCAGAGCTCCCCAGACTATCTCACGCGGATGTTTTATCGCCATGACCGTAAACTGGTTCAAGGATATGCCAACCTGCAGGACACCATCGGTTCCTCCAAGTTCCAATGGATCGCAGGCGTGGAAATCAACCACTATGATATCGGCTCGGTGAATCTCGAAAAGCTCAATGATGGACGAGATGATGAAGACAAACTGCCGGAAGTTCCCGGAATCTATGATCGCTATGTCGATTGGGGGCTGATCGGAGAAGATGAGGCTGACGGCGGGTGGTTCAACTCCATCAAATTGGGACTGATCTATGACAATCGCGACCGCCTGACCAATCCCACCAAAGGGATGTTTACACAACTCATGTTCCGTGCTGGGCCAGATTTCATCGGCAATGACCAGTCCTTCTACAAGTTCTCCATCATTCACCGCCAATATCTCTCCCTGCCCAAATTGCCCCTGACTTTTGCCTACCGCCTCTGGTATGAAAAGAACCTCGGCAACCAATTGCCATTTTATGGGCAGAGCTTGCTCACCAATGGCACGCCGACCTTGGGAGCTGGCGGACAGCGCACCATGCGAGGCATCCTCCGAAATCGTGTGTTGGGAGAAGACATCTTCATGTTCACCGCCGAGATGCGCTGGACCATGGTTCACTTCCAATTTCTCAAGCAGAAATGGTACATCGGGTCCAATATCTTCTTGGACGGCGCACAAGCGACTCGCTTGATCGATGTAGACCCTTCTCAGATTCCTGCCGAGGAATACGCGCAATTCTTCGCTCCCGGGACTGAAGGCATGCACATGTCTGCAGGTGGGGGGCTCAAGTTTGTGATGAACCAGAACTTCTGCGTTGCCGCTGATTATGGGATCGCCCTTGACGACCGCGACGGCAGCTCCGGTTTCTATCTGGTGATGGACTATATGTTCTAG
- a CDS encoding T9SS type A sorting domain-containing protein: MNFLQSTCVCMALGISGAMAQNGTLDETFANDAEICLINATELGVEVMGDMILSDQGEIYLGGTSLAQNNQELLLSRMQASGALDQTFGTNGHLLLDANTQGTETLIGLAQQGNKMIILYRLNLSNENSFVLIRTDMDGNIDPSFGSLGAAWPQFGNDEEEVPTVLAIDAQDRILVGGYLETDNQGDNQFVARLTADGNMDTGFSSDGWVPTGLSTDDDNVRDLAFDSNGNIVVVGEVVLQGQRQVAVKILTPQGSNSNVFGVNGNVKIPVNNKDVTITSCVVDGSDQIIVAGYTNESNQNTAMVKLDHTGALVSSFGANGIRVVDLGFGDDDFVHDILLLDDGYLIGGGEEQNDVASSVVWRMDENGLLRSDFGNSGKLVTDVSQGLGDFAYRMVMQSDDQVLVGGYGDADGNFNIFSFVYRVNIEQATATFIHPKPLQTLAVYPNPTTDKLRIPDTGMDRPVKLQMFDLTGRMVWQSAAWQPSQAISVRHLPDGMYTLIMDGRAYASVSKLSR, encoded by the coding sequence ATGAATTTTTTACAATCTACCTGTGTGTGCATGGCCCTCGGAATCTCGGGGGCCATGGCCCAAAATGGGACCTTGGACGAGACTTTTGCCAATGATGCCGAGATCTGTCTGATCAATGCCACCGAACTGGGGGTCGAGGTCATGGGAGATATGATATTGTCAGATCAGGGAGAGATCTACCTTGGCGGTACCTCCCTCGCTCAGAATAATCAAGAATTGTTGCTTTCCCGCATGCAGGCATCGGGAGCCCTTGACCAGACTTTTGGAACCAACGGACACCTCTTGCTGGATGCCAATACACAAGGTACCGAAACGCTCATCGGACTGGCGCAACAGGGCAATAAGATGATCATCCTGTATCGCCTGAATTTGAGCAATGAGAATAGCTTTGTGCTGATCCGTACCGACATGGATGGCAATATTGACCCATCTTTTGGATCATTGGGTGCTGCGTGGCCTCAGTTTGGCAACGACGAAGAAGAGGTGCCGACGGTGCTCGCAATCGATGCTCAGGACCGGATCTTGGTTGGGGGATATCTCGAAACTGACAATCAAGGTGACAATCAATTTGTTGCGCGTTTGACAGCCGATGGGAATATGGATACTGGATTCAGCAGTGATGGGTGGGTACCCACTGGATTGAGTACCGATGATGACAATGTGCGCGACCTTGCCTTTGACAGCAATGGCAATATCGTGGTGGTGGGAGAAGTTGTGCTTCAAGGCCAACGCCAAGTGGCAGTCAAAATATTGACCCCGCAAGGCTCTAATTCCAATGTCTTTGGCGTGAATGGTAATGTGAAAATTCCCGTCAACAACAAGGATGTGACCATTACTTCTTGTGTGGTGGATGGGTCCGACCAGATCATCGTTGCAGGATATACCAATGAATCCAACCAAAACACAGCTATGGTCAAACTCGATCACACGGGAGCTTTGGTTTCCTCATTTGGTGCCAATGGAATCCGAGTCGTAGATCTGGGGTTTGGAGATGATGATTTTGTACATGACATCCTGCTGCTGGACGATGGCTATCTGATTGGTGGCGGGGAAGAACAAAACGATGTAGCAAGTTCTGTGGTCTGGAGAATGGACGAAAATGGCCTGCTGAGATCTGACTTCGGCAACAGCGGGAAATTAGTCACAGACGTTTCCCAGGGACTTGGAGATTTCGCTTATCGGATGGTGATGCAGAGCGACGATCAAGTTTTGGTGGGTGGATATGGCGATGCCGATGGAAATTTCAATATCTTCAGTTTTGTATATCGGGTGAATATCGAGCAAGCGACAGCGACCTTCATCCATCCAAAGCCTCTACAGACCTTGGCGGTTTATCCAAACCCAACGACTGACAAGCTGCGGATTCCCGATACCGGAATGGACCGTCCAGTGAAGCTCCAGATGTTTGATTTGACGGGTAGAATGGTTTGGCAGTCAGCTGCTTGGCAGCCCTCTCAAGCAATCTCTGTGCGCCATTTGCCAGATGGGATGTACACATTGATCATGGATGGGCGAGCTTACGCCAGCGTATCCAAGCTCTCTCGATAA
- a CDS encoding TetR/AcrR family transcriptional regulator, producing the protein MPRTKAFDEQEVLTKAMELFWKQGYHATSMQDLVDHLGINRASIYSTFGDKHALFQRAFDYYRNVNGIAMQDCLHQHPTVKEGIRALFSKAIDQSISDPDRKGCFVINASSELVPGDEELRSLIAQNHAQFKGMFQSYLELGESKGEFPAGKDLVTIAGLIFSLYNGIQVVAKVHANRDQLLLQVDSILSLLD; encoded by the coding sequence ATGCCCAGAACTAAAGCATTTGACGAACAAGAAGTACTGACCAAGGCAATGGAATTGTTTTGGAAGCAGGGCTATCATGCGACGTCCATGCAGGATCTGGTAGACCATCTGGGCATCAATCGGGCAAGCATTTATTCCACCTTTGGGGACAAGCATGCGCTTTTTCAGCGAGCCTTTGATTACTATCGCAATGTGAATGGAATCGCCATGCAGGATTGTCTACATCAACATCCAACCGTCAAGGAGGGCATTCGGGCATTGTTTAGCAAGGCCATCGATCAATCTATTTCAGACCCCGACCGCAAGGGTTGCTTTGTAATCAACGCCTCTTCCGAACTGGTACCGGGAGATGAAGAATTGCGTTCGCTGATCGCACAGAACCATGCGCAATTCAAAGGAATGTTTCAGAGCTATCTGGAACTCGGAGAATCCAAAGGGGAATTTCCAGCGGGAAAGGATCTGGTCACCATCGCAGGATTGATTTTCTCGCTGTACAATGGCATACAGGTCGTAGCCAAGGTCCACGCAAATCGTGACCAGTTACTCCTGCAGGTGGATTCCATCCTCAGTTTGCTCGATTAA